One genomic segment of Dehalogenimonas alkenigignens includes these proteins:
- a CDS encoding L-threonylcarbamoyladenylate synthase: MTSADPSQPSSRDLDKAIDVIRNGGVAALPTDTVYCLAASLEHVDAIGRIFDIKGRATTKALPVLVADSIQMRQVAEMNPLAELLTRRFMPGGLTLILPKKPVVPSIVTGRRDSVAVRIPGHTLTLYVIKAVGAPLTGTSANVSGRGSVCSADEVRAQIGDRVDMVLNGGRCPGGVESTIVDLTGPHPVIVREGAVPRAELETYYFK; this comes from the coding sequence TTGACTTCCGCCGACCCATCGCAGCCGTCTTCCCGCGACCTTGACAAAGCCATAGATGTGATCAGAAATGGCGGCGTTGCCGCCTTGCCTACCGATACCGTTTATTGCTTGGCTGCCAGTCTGGAGCACGTTGACGCTATAGGACGCATTTTTGATATAAAAGGCCGGGCGACGACCAAGGCACTGCCGGTACTGGTGGCTGATTCAATCCAGATGCGGCAGGTGGCGGAGATGAACCCGCTGGCGGAGCTGCTGACCCGCCGTTTCATGCCCGGCGGCCTGACCCTTATCCTGCCGAAAAAACCAGTTGTTCCCAGCATCGTCACCGGCAGACGAGACAGTGTCGCCGTACGCATCCCTGGCCATACCTTGACTCTATATGTCATCAAAGCGGTAGGGGCGCCCCTGACCGGCACCAGCGCCAACGTCTCGGGGAGAGGCAGCGTCTGTAGCGCCGATGAAGTACGCGCCCAGATCGGTGACCGGGTAGATATGGTGCTGAATGGTGGAAGGTGTCCCGGAGGTGTGGAGTCCACCATCGTTGACCTCACCGGACCGCATCCCGTCATCGTCAGAGAGGGTGCCGTGCCCCGGGCGGAGCTGGAAACGTACTATTTTAAATAA
- the rpiB gene encoding ribose 5-phosphate isomerase B, whose amino-acid sequence MKIAIGNDHRGYKLKLKIADWLKNNDHEVEDFGAYGEQSADYPDYAMKVAGAVARGDAQRGILICGTGIGMSMAANKLPEIRAALVYLPEFAALTRKHNDANVLCLGELNGDDLNLEVLEVFMKTEFEGGRHQRRVAKISGCGC is encoded by the coding sequence ATGAAAATCGCAATCGGCAACGACCACCGCGGTTATAAATTGAAGCTCAAGATCGCTGACTGGCTGAAAAATAATGACCACGAGGTCGAGGACTTCGGCGCTTACGGCGAACAATCGGCGGATTACCCGGACTATGCGATGAAGGTCGCCGGAGCGGTTGCCCGCGGGGATGCCCAACGAGGTATTCTTATCTGCGGTACCGGTATCGGTATGAGTATGGCAGCCAACAAATTGCCGGAGATCCGCGCCGCTCTGGTTTACCTGCCGGAGTTTGCGGCTCTGACTAGGAAGCACAACGACGCCAATGTCCTGTGCCTGGGCGAATTAAACGGCGATGACCTTAACCTGGAAGTTCTAGAGGTTTTCATGAAAACAGAATTCGAAGGCGGCAGGCACCAGAGGCGGGTGGCAAAGATATCCGGCTGTGGCTGTT